The following coding sequences lie in one Saccharopolyspora hordei genomic window:
- a CDS encoding TetR family transcriptional regulator: MTTASDSSSHTGPAIPRGQGGDALSVAAREIFAERGYHGASIRDIARRAGLSLSALYYWHSSKQELFAGLLEDSVDDYVRTCGAALRDCADDPAERLRALVRATVDYRVRRRVESTIAARDADNLDPVHAQRLAELRRSATQLFDDIIEDGVRRGTFRCEHPAEARRAIQAACNAIPQWYDPDGDVDPAELADRYVTIALRIVGA, translated from the coding sequence GTGACGACGGCATCGGACTCCTCGTCCCACACCGGCCCGGCGATCCCGCGCGGCCAGGGCGGCGACGCGCTCTCCGTTGCGGCGCGGGAGATCTTCGCCGAGCGGGGCTACCACGGCGCGTCCATCCGGGACATCGCCAGGCGGGCCGGGTTGAGCCTGTCCGCGCTGTACTACTGGCACTCCAGCAAGCAGGAGCTGTTCGCCGGTCTGCTGGAGGACAGCGTCGACGACTACGTGCGCACCTGCGGTGCGGCGCTGCGCGACTGCGCCGACGACCCGGCCGAGCGGCTGCGCGCGCTCGTGCGCGCCACCGTGGACTACCGGGTGCGGCGGCGGGTGGAGAGCACCATCGCCGCCCGGGACGCCGACAACCTGGACCCGGTGCACGCGCAACGGCTCGCCGAGCTGCGCAGGTCGGCGACGCAGCTGTTCGACGACATCATCGAAGACGGGGTGCGGCGCGGGACGTTCCGCTGCGAACACCCCGCCGAGGCGCGGCGGGCGATCCAGGCCGCGTGCAACGCCATCCCGCAGTGGTACGACCCGGACGGGGACGTCGACCCGGCCGAGCTGGCCGACCGCTACGTCACCATCGCGCTGCGCATCGTCGGCGCCTGA
- a CDS encoding OPT/YSL family transporter: protein MTVSEPRTGAEDAHPRAFEPTVLVVTVALSVVGAIIGLHLITTLGISANTSVIGALIAMIIGRVNVAALRGMRSVHRQNLVQSAVSGSTFAAANSLLAPIAVLFAFGRPDLVWPVFAGVAIGLFADSFVLYRLFHSRLLPAQAAWPPGVAAAGTIIAGDEGGRRAAVLAGGAAVGFVGSLFTLPVSAAGVAFLGNLWALAMLGLGLLVGQYGPDWFGVDIGDLYIPHGVMIGAGLVALGQAVHLMFRRRGGGAERTGEADPSQRPQVDERALRRGVLEGYGLFVLGAAVVALAGGLLAELSVPALVLWVLAAALAAIVHEIIVGLAAMHSGWFPAFAVTLIFLVLALLLRLPPVAVALFVGYTSATGPAFADMGYDLKAGWLLRRGHRPYDAFERSGRFQQYLAALVGFAVATVAVAVCWQSYFGEGLVPPTAKVYATSIHAGLTDPHLVVTLLLWAVPGALVQLLGGPSRQMGVLLATGLLVGTPQACWLVFGALLVRVVYRRWRGGRAEEELNLVGAGLIAGDALHATSRVFEAE, encoded by the coding sequence ATGACCGTCAGCGAACCCCGGACGGGTGCCGAGGACGCGCACCCGCGGGCCTTCGAGCCGACCGTCCTGGTGGTCACCGTCGCGCTGTCCGTGGTCGGTGCGATCATCGGCCTGCACCTCATCACCACGCTGGGCATCTCGGCCAACACCTCGGTGATCGGCGCGCTGATCGCGATGATCATCGGACGGGTCAACGTGGCCGCGCTGCGCGGCATGCGCTCGGTGCACCGGCAGAACCTCGTGCAGAGCGCGGTGTCCGGCTCGACCTTCGCCGCCGCCAACTCGCTGCTGGCGCCGATCGCGGTGCTCTTCGCGTTCGGGCGTCCCGACTTGGTGTGGCCGGTCTTCGCCGGGGTCGCGATCGGCCTGTTCGCCGACTCCTTCGTGCTCTACCGGCTGTTCCACTCGCGGCTGCTGCCCGCGCAGGCCGCCTGGCCGCCCGGGGTCGCCGCGGCGGGCACCATCATCGCCGGGGACGAGGGCGGGCGGCGGGCCGCCGTGCTGGCCGGCGGCGCCGCGGTCGGGTTCGTCGGGTCGCTGTTCACGCTGCCGGTCTCCGCAGCGGGCGTGGCGTTCCTCGGCAACCTCTGGGCGCTGGCGATGCTCGGCCTCGGCCTGCTGGTCGGCCAGTACGGCCCGGACTGGTTCGGCGTCGACATCGGCGACCTCTACATCCCGCACGGCGTGATGATCGGCGCCGGGCTGGTCGCGCTCGGGCAGGCCGTGCACCTGATGTTCCGCAGGAGGGGCGGCGGGGCGGAGCGGACCGGCGAGGCCGACCCGAGCCAGCGGCCGCAGGTCGACGAGCGCGCCCTGCGCCGGGGCGTGCTGGAGGGGTACGGGTTGTTCGTGCTCGGCGCCGCCGTGGTCGCCCTGGCCGGCGGCCTGCTCGCCGAGCTGTCGGTGCCCGCACTGGTCCTGTGGGTGCTGGCGGCCGCGCTGGCCGCGATCGTGCACGAGATCATCGTGGGCCTGGCGGCGATGCACTCCGGCTGGTTCCCCGCCTTCGCCGTGACGCTCATCTTCCTGGTGCTGGCGCTGCTCCTCCGGCTGCCGCCGGTGGCGGTGGCGCTGTTCGTCGGCTACACCTCGGCCACCGGCCCCGCGTTCGCCGACATGGGCTACGACCTCAAGGCCGGGTGGCTGCTGCGCCGGGGGCACCGCCCCTACGACGCCTTCGAGCGCTCCGGCCGGTTCCAGCAGTACCTCGCCGCGCTGGTCGGTTTCGCGGTCGCGACGGTGGCCGTCGCGGTGTGCTGGCAGTCGTACTTCGGCGAGGGGCTTGTCCCGCCGACCGCCAAGGTCTACGCGACGAGCATCCACGCCGGGCTGACCGACCCGCACCTCGTGGTGACGCTGCTGCTGTGGGCGGTCCCCGGTGCGCTGGTGCAGCTGCTCGGCGGTCCCAGCAGGCAGATGGGCGTGCTGCTGGCGACGGGTCTGCTGGTGGGCACTCCACAGGCGTGCTGGCTGGTGTTCGGCGCCCTGCTGGTCCGCGTCGTGTACCGCAGGTGGCGCGGTGGCCGAGCGGAGGAGGAGCTGAACCTGGTCGGCGCGGGCCTCATCGCCGGCGACGCCCTCCACGCGACCAGCCGGGTCTTCGAAGCGGAGTGA
- a CDS encoding acyl-CoA dehydrogenase family protein yields MNSSLDGLRREVRELCRAWREAGRYRPRPDAWLRSFDLAFSKELAERGWLGMTWPRSVGGGERSNLARLVLTEELLRAGAPVAAHWIGDRQIGPAVLRYGSERLQQEVLPGIAAAEHVFCLGMSEPDAGSDLAAVRTTATRVPGGWRIDGRKIWTSHAHRATHAYLLARSEKSEVKHAGLTEFVLDMDSPGVSVSPIVDMAGSHHFNEVVFENVFVPEHRVIGTVGDGWKQVTEQLSYERGGPERVLSTYPVLAELLEVADDGLLEEVGELVARLGTLRALCVRVAEAMDAGEAPVQAAATLKYLGTAFERDVLECARRATGSGVVDPGSALGEAILASPGFGIRGGSSEVLLSILAKQEARR; encoded by the coding sequence GTGAACTCGTCGTTGGACGGACTGCGCCGCGAGGTGCGCGAGCTGTGCCGCGCGTGGCGCGAGGCGGGCCGCTACCGGCCGCGGCCGGACGCCTGGTTGCGGTCGTTCGACCTGGCCTTCAGCAAGGAGCTCGCCGAGCGCGGCTGGTTGGGCATGACCTGGCCGCGGTCGGTGGGCGGTGGTGAGCGGTCGAACCTGGCCCGCCTGGTGCTCACCGAGGAACTGCTGCGCGCCGGCGCCCCCGTGGCCGCGCACTGGATCGGCGACCGGCAGATCGGGCCGGCGGTCCTGCGGTACGGCTCCGAGCGGTTGCAGCAGGAGGTCCTGCCCGGCATCGCCGCCGCGGAGCACGTCTTCTGCCTCGGCATGAGCGAACCCGACGCGGGCTCGGACCTCGCGGCGGTGCGCACCACCGCGACCCGCGTGCCGGGAGGCTGGCGGATCGACGGCCGCAAGATCTGGACCAGCCACGCGCACCGCGCCACGCACGCCTACCTGCTGGCACGCAGCGAGAAGTCGGAGGTCAAGCACGCGGGGCTGACCGAGTTCGTGCTGGACATGGACTCGCCCGGCGTGTCGGTGTCACCGATCGTGGACATGGCCGGCTCGCACCACTTCAACGAGGTGGTGTTCGAGAACGTCTTCGTCCCGGAGCACCGGGTGATCGGCACGGTCGGTGACGGCTGGAAGCAGGTCACCGAGCAGCTGTCCTACGAGCGCGGCGGACCGGAGCGGGTGCTGTCGACCTACCCGGTGCTGGCCGAACTGCTGGAGGTCGCCGACGACGGGCTGCTGGAGGAGGTCGGCGAGCTGGTCGCGCGGTTGGGCACGCTGCGCGCGCTGTGCGTGCGGGTCGCCGAGGCGATGGACGCCGGCGAGGCCCCGGTCCAGGCGGCCGCCACCCTGAAGTACCTCGGCACCGCGTTCGAGCGCGACGTCCTCGAATGCGCGCGGCGGGCAACCGGATCCGGGGTGGTCGACCCGGGGAGCGCGCTGGGCGAGGCCATCCTCGCCTCGCCGGGGTTCGGCATCCGGGGCGGCTCCTCCGAAGTGCTGCTGTCCATCCTCGCCAAGCAGGAGGCCCGGCGATGA
- a CDS encoding acyl-CoA dehydrogenase family protein, whose amino-acid sequence MSTENSLITRVAADVLSGVDPEAPADALHPVWPTLVELGWPQVGVPEERGGAGGSLHDLVELVAATAASGVSVPLLEVAVSRWVLGAELADAPLVVTTTGLEAVPWARHASHVLVRPEREPAFLAERGALEVVPGENLAGEPRDAVRVTGATTALPDAPSHEEVLARAALLKAAALLGAARGAYRHTREHVTQREQFGRPLVALKPVASSLAEMRVHLVATEAAVARAARGHEEDPDRALAATAAAKVTAARTATSVARAAHQLHGAMGVTREHPLHHVTRKLWAWRDESGTERSWSARLGRAALTGGEAALWDHLTA is encoded by the coding sequence ATGAGCACGGAGAACTCGCTGATCACCCGCGTCGCCGCGGACGTGCTGTCGGGCGTCGACCCGGAAGCACCCGCGGACGCGCTGCACCCGGTGTGGCCGACGCTGGTGGAACTGGGCTGGCCGCAGGTCGGCGTGCCCGAGGAACGCGGCGGCGCGGGCGGGAGCCTGCACGACCTCGTCGAGCTGGTGGCGGCCACGGCGGCGAGCGGCGTGAGCGTGCCGTTGCTGGAGGTGGCGGTGTCGCGCTGGGTGCTCGGCGCGGAGCTGGCGGACGCTCCCCTGGTCGTCACCACCACCGGCCTGGAGGCGGTGCCGTGGGCGCGCCACGCCAGCCACGTCCTGGTGCGACCGGAGCGGGAACCCGCCTTCCTGGCCGAGCGCGGCGCCCTCGAGGTGGTGCCCGGCGAGAACCTGGCGGGCGAACCCCGCGACGCGGTGCGGGTGACCGGAGCGACCACTGCCCTGCCCGACGCCCCGTCGCACGAGGAGGTGCTAGCGCGCGCGGCGTTGCTCAAGGCGGCAGCACTGCTCGGTGCGGCGCGCGGCGCGTACCGGCACACGCGCGAACACGTCACGCAGCGCGAGCAGTTCGGCCGGCCGCTCGTCGCGCTCAAGCCCGTGGCCTCGTCGCTGGCGGAGATGCGCGTGCACCTCGTGGCCACCGAGGCCGCCGTCGCGCGCGCCGCGCGCGGGCACGAGGAGGACCCCGACCGGGCGCTGGCCGCCACGGCTGCGGCGAAGGTGACCGCGGCGCGCACCGCGACCAGCGTCGCGCGCGCGGCGCACCAGCTGCACGGGGCGATGGGAGTGACGCGGGAGCACCCGCTGCACCACGTCACCCGGAAGTTGTGGGCGTGGCGGGACGAATCCGGCACCGAGCGGAGCTGGTCGGCCCGTCTCGGGCGAGCTGCGCTCACCGGCGGCGAAGCCGCGCTCTGGGACCACCTCACCGCCTGA
- a CDS encoding GntR family transcriptional regulator, which produces MAGTSVGRAVEQIRQMMRSQELLPGQPLRQEALAERLGVSRVPVREALKALEAEGVVRHQPNVGYTVARLSAEELRQAYLMRGALESLVLRELPRLSTAQVIELSELNDQIAQAAEEVDVLRMTELNHDFHFVIFRASGLQLIVDEIERIWKMTEAYRSVYLYDDAARRRIVREHRQLIGALRRGQTEKAVTIMDSHRDATPAQLAPTLGAGLPLPG; this is translated from the coding sequence ATGGCGGGGACTTCGGTGGGGCGCGCCGTCGAGCAGATCCGGCAGATGATGCGCAGCCAGGAGCTGCTGCCCGGGCAGCCGCTGCGGCAGGAGGCGCTCGCTGAACGCCTGGGCGTGAGCCGGGTCCCGGTGCGCGAGGCGCTGAAGGCCCTGGAGGCCGAGGGCGTGGTCCGCCACCAGCCGAACGTCGGCTACACCGTGGCCCGCCTGTCTGCCGAGGAGCTGCGACAGGCCTACCTGATGCGCGGCGCGCTGGAGTCGCTGGTGCTGCGGGAGCTGCCGCGGCTGAGCACGGCGCAGGTCATCGAGCTGAGCGAGCTCAACGACCAGATCGCGCAGGCGGCCGAGGAGGTCGACGTGCTGCGGATGACCGAGCTCAACCACGACTTCCACTTCGTCATCTTCCGTGCCTCGGGGCTGCAGCTGATCGTCGACGAGATCGAGCGGATCTGGAAGATGACCGAGGCGTACCGCTCGGTGTACCTCTACGACGACGCGGCGCGGCGCCGGATCGTCCGCGAGCACCGGCAGCTGATCGGCGCCCTGCGCCGCGGCCAGACGGAGAAGGCCGTCACGATCATGGACTCGCACCGCGACGCGACCCCGGCGCAGCTCGCCCCCACCCTCGGCGCAGGCCTCCCCCTCCCGGGCTGA
- a CDS encoding enoyl-CoA hydratase/isomerase family protein — translation MADLEYQVSDGIGTILLNRPHRKNAFTLEMIDQWAAAIRSARFDPEVRVLVLTGAGDAFCSGVDLDDFTAGEKSVLDHKTVLTERIHQVALALEDFDKPVLAAVNGVAVGAGMDMALMCDIRFVGESARLSEGYVKVGLVPGDGGCYFLPRLVGTAKALELLWTGDFVDAATAVELGIASRCYPDDELLDQTYAFARRLADGPPVAIRAIKRTVYQSARTDLRTSLDLISSHMAVVQSTEDSAEAMRAFKEKRAPKFRGR, via the coding sequence ATGGCAGACCTCGAGTACCAGGTCAGCGACGGGATCGGGACGATCCTGCTCAACCGCCCGCACCGCAAGAACGCCTTCACCCTGGAGATGATCGACCAGTGGGCGGCCGCCATCCGCTCCGCGCGGTTCGACCCCGAGGTCCGGGTGCTGGTGCTCACCGGCGCCGGCGACGCGTTCTGCTCGGGCGTCGACCTGGACGACTTCACCGCGGGCGAGAAGTCCGTGCTGGACCACAAGACCGTGCTCACCGAGCGCATCCACCAGGTCGCGCTGGCGCTGGAGGACTTCGACAAACCGGTCCTCGCCGCGGTCAACGGCGTCGCGGTCGGCGCGGGCATGGACATGGCGCTGATGTGCGACATCCGGTTCGTCGGCGAGTCCGCACGGCTGTCCGAGGGCTACGTCAAGGTCGGGCTGGTGCCCGGCGACGGCGGCTGCTACTTCCTGCCGCGACTGGTCGGCACGGCCAAGGCGCTGGAACTGCTGTGGACCGGTGACTTCGTGGACGCCGCCACCGCCGTGGAGCTCGGCATCGCCAGCCGCTGCTACCCCGACGACGAGCTGCTGGACCAGACCTACGCCTTCGCGCGGCGCCTCGCCGACGGCCCGCCCGTGGCGATCCGGGCGATCAAGCGGACCGTGTACCAGTCGGCGCGCACCGACCTGCGGACCTCGCTGGACCTGATCTCCTCGCACATGGCGGTCGTGCAGTCCACTGAGGACTCCGCGGAGGCGATGCGGGCCTTCAAGGAGAAGCGCGCCCCGAAGTTCCGGGGCCGGTGA
- a CDS encoding acetate--CoA ligase family protein, which yields MSAVDGLLDPRAVAVVGASERSAMAGRLTHYLRDFAGPVYPVNPNHRQVHGLPCYPSLSELPGPVDLVLVLVPAARVLSVVEEAGRAGATCAVVLSSGFAEVGDEGRALQEQLVEVARRYGLRVIGPNCQGLLYRPTGLVATFTAAAAGPQHPDSGIAYVGQSGALGGSFLGGAADRGIGLTAWVSVGNQADLTATDAAELLVADPHVRVLACYLEELPDGDRWQRLTERAASAGKHVAVLRSGRSAAGERAVASHTGALVRAGTAFDLLTREAGAVEVDDLDELLDAAVALTGDSRPRGHRIGVITSSGGAGGLVADQAGAVGLELPELDAATQEALAPLIPAFGSAVNPVDVTAQVIDDAGQFGAVCEAVADSDQVDAVLVVLTTIGGAAAVEVAESILRAAKRSTTPFAVAWMYSREQVAEASALLRRSGIPVLDTTTAALRLLAHLVPRGGRRAEPAAPRGLARLLDRPALTEAAGAPLLDAVGIARPRGQVVTDPAEAVAVAREIGDHVVLKVQSPDLTHKSDVGGVVVGVPADRADGATRDLLDTVAANAPHARVEGVLVQEVVPPGVELLLGVQGSEHGYPPVVTVGMGGTATELYRDVVSALAPLDTDQALALLRRLRGWPLLDGFRGRPRGDVAAAAAAIAAVSQAAVELGDGLAEIEVNPLVVHATGAVATDLVVTSHPRR from the coding sequence GTGAGCGCCGTGGACGGGTTGCTGGACCCGCGGGCGGTGGCGGTCGTCGGGGCCTCCGAACGATCGGCGATGGCCGGCCGGCTGACCCACTACCTGCGCGACTTCGCCGGACCGGTCTACCCGGTCAACCCGAACCACCGGCAGGTGCACGGCCTGCCCTGCTACCCGTCGCTGTCGGAGCTGCCCGGTCCGGTGGACCTGGTGCTCGTGCTCGTCCCGGCCGCGCGGGTGCTGTCGGTGGTCGAGGAGGCCGGACGCGCGGGCGCGACCTGCGCGGTGGTGCTGTCCTCGGGGTTCGCCGAGGTCGGCGACGAGGGCCGTGCCCTGCAGGAGCAGCTCGTCGAGGTGGCCCGCCGGTACGGGCTGCGGGTCATCGGCCCGAACTGCCAGGGGCTGCTCTACCGGCCCACCGGCCTGGTCGCCACGTTCACCGCCGCCGCGGCGGGGCCGCAGCACCCGGACTCCGGCATCGCCTACGTCGGGCAGAGCGGCGCGCTGGGCGGCAGCTTCCTCGGCGGGGCCGCGGACCGCGGGATCGGGCTCACCGCCTGGGTCAGCGTCGGCAACCAGGCCGACCTCACCGCGACCGACGCGGCCGAACTGCTGGTCGCCGACCCCCACGTGCGGGTGCTCGCCTGCTACCTGGAGGAGCTGCCGGACGGGGACCGCTGGCAGCGGCTGACCGAGCGGGCCGCCTCGGCCGGCAAGCACGTCGCGGTGCTGCGCTCCGGCCGGTCCGCCGCGGGTGAGCGCGCCGTCGCCTCGCACACCGGTGCGCTGGTCCGGGCGGGCACCGCCTTCGACCTGCTGACCCGCGAAGCCGGCGCGGTCGAGGTCGACGACCTCGACGAGCTGCTCGACGCGGCGGTGGCGCTGACCGGCGACTCCCGGCCGCGCGGCCACCGCATCGGCGTGATCACCAGCTCCGGCGGGGCGGGCGGCCTGGTGGCCGACCAGGCCGGCGCGGTCGGGCTGGAGCTGCCGGAGCTGGACGCCGCGACGCAGGAGGCGCTGGCCCCGCTCATCCCGGCGTTCGGCAGCGCGGTGAACCCGGTGGACGTCACCGCGCAAGTCATCGACGACGCCGGCCAGTTCGGCGCGGTGTGCGAGGCGGTCGCCGACTCCGACCAGGTGGACGCGGTGCTGGTGGTGCTCACCACGATCGGCGGCGCGGCGGCGGTGGAGGTCGCCGAGTCGATCCTGCGGGCCGCCAAGCGCAGCACCACACCGTTCGCGGTGGCGTGGATGTACTCCCGCGAGCAGGTCGCCGAGGCCAGCGCGCTGTTGCGCCGCAGCGGGATCCCCGTGCTGGACACGACCACCGCCGCGCTGCGCCTGCTCGCGCACCTGGTACCGCGGGGAGGCCGTCGGGCCGAGCCGGCGGCACCGCGCGGCCTGGCGCGGTTGCTGGACCGGCCGGCGCTCACCGAGGCCGCGGGCGCGCCGCTCCTCGACGCGGTCGGGATCGCCCGGCCGCGCGGGCAGGTGGTCACCGACCCCGCCGAGGCCGTGGCGGTCGCCCGCGAGATCGGCGACCACGTCGTGCTCAAGGTCCAGTCCCCCGACCTCACGCACAAGAGCGACGTCGGCGGTGTCGTCGTCGGCGTTCCCGCCGACCGCGCGGACGGCGCCACCCGCGACCTGCTCGACACCGTCGCGGCGAACGCACCGCACGCGCGCGTCGAGGGCGTGCTGGTCCAGGAAGTCGTCCCGCCCGGCGTCGAGCTGCTGCTCGGCGTGCAGGGCAGCGAGCACGGCTACCCGCCGGTGGTGACGGTCGGCATGGGCGGCACCGCGACCGAGCTCTACCGGGACGTGGTGTCGGCGCTGGCCCCGCTCGACACCGACCAGGCGCTCGCCCTGCTGCGGCGCTTGCGCGGGTGGCCGCTGCTGGACGGGTTCCGCGGCCGGCCCCGCGGTGACGTGGCGGCAGCGGCCGCGGCGATCGCGGCGGTCTCCCAGGCCGCCGTCGAGCTCGGCGACGGTCTCGCCGAGATCGAGGTCAACCCGCTCGTGGTGCACGCGACCGGAGCGGTCGCCACCGACCTCGTCGTGACCAGCCATCCCCGGAGGTGA
- a CDS encoding MFS transporter produces MSGSTEPRRPTHVRAVLSGAIGNTVEWYDWFVYANFALYFAGRFFPEGDATAQLMNTAAVFAVGFLARPLGGWVLGRIADRRGRKFGLTLSVTMMSISALLIAIAPDHEQAGYLGAVLLLLARIMQGLSVGGEYAASAAYLTEVSRRGRRGLGSSFQYVSVTIGQLLGLVVLMVLQSTLTEQQLTAWGWRIPFVIGAIAALVVFYLRRRMHETAAYAEEERHDSEQRRGTLREVWRHRRAAGLVFALTLGGSVAFYTYTTYLTKYLANSVGLSKSDAALVMFLALCLFTVLLPIGGAISDKVGRRPVLVFFGVGTTLGTYPIMTAMQRWPGFGVALALTALALTIVAGYSSVNACVKAELFPTGIRTVGVAIPYALAQALFGGTAEYVALAFRDAGVEHWFFFYVSACGLVSLLTYLLMPETRTAALSRAEQPSVPGKESAW; encoded by the coding sequence ATGAGCGGGTCAACGGAGCCCCGCCGCCCCACCCACGTCCGCGCCGTCCTCAGCGGCGCCATCGGCAACACCGTCGAGTGGTACGACTGGTTCGTCTACGCCAACTTCGCGCTGTACTTCGCCGGGCGGTTCTTCCCGGAGGGCGACGCGACCGCGCAGCTGATGAACACCGCCGCGGTGTTCGCCGTGGGCTTCCTGGCCCGCCCGCTGGGCGGCTGGGTGCTGGGGCGCATCGCCGACCGCCGGGGCCGCAAGTTCGGCCTGACGCTGTCGGTGACCATGATGTCGATCAGCGCGCTGCTCATCGCGATCGCCCCGGACCACGAGCAGGCCGGGTACCTCGGTGCGGTGCTGCTGCTCCTCGCGCGCATCATGCAGGGGCTCAGCGTCGGCGGCGAGTACGCGGCCAGCGCCGCCTACCTCACCGAGGTGTCGCGGCGCGGCAGGCGCGGGCTGGGGTCGAGCTTCCAGTACGTGTCGGTCACCATCGGCCAGCTGCTCGGGCTGGTCGTGCTCATGGTGCTGCAGTCCACCCTCACCGAGCAGCAGCTGACCGCGTGGGGCTGGCGGATCCCGTTCGTCATCGGGGCGATCGCCGCACTTGTCGTGTTCTACCTGCGCCGCCGGATGCACGAGACCGCGGCCTACGCCGAGGAGGAGCGCCACGACTCCGAGCAGCGGCGCGGCACGCTGCGCGAGGTGTGGCGGCACCGCCGCGCCGCCGGGCTGGTGTTCGCGCTGACCCTGGGCGGCAGCGTCGCCTTCTACACCTACACCACGTACCTGACGAAGTACCTGGCGAACTCGGTGGGGTTGAGCAAGTCCGACGCCGCGCTCGTCATGTTCCTCGCGCTGTGCCTGTTCACCGTGCTGCTGCCGATCGGCGGGGCGATCTCGGACAAGGTCGGCCGGCGTCCGGTGCTCGTCTTCTTCGGCGTCGGCACCACGCTGGGCACCTACCCGATCATGACGGCGATGCAGCGGTGGCCCGGGTTCGGCGTCGCGCTGGCGCTCACCGCGCTGGCGCTGACGATCGTGGCCGGGTACTCGTCGGTGAACGCGTGCGTGAAGGCCGAGCTGTTCCCCACCGGCATCCGCACCGTCGGGGTCGCGATCCCGTACGCGCTGGCGCAAGCCCTGTTCGGCGGGACCGCGGAGTACGTCGCGCTGGCGTTCCGCGACGCCGGTGTCGAGCACTGGTTCTTCTTCTACGTCTCGGCCTGCGGCCTGGTGTCGCTGCTGACCTACCTGCTGATGCCGGAGACGAGGACAGCGGCGCTGAGCCGCGCCGAGCAGCCGAGCGTTCCCGGGAAGGAGTCCGCGTGGTGA